Proteins encoded by one window of Homoserinimonas aerilata:
- a CDS encoding J domain-containing protein produces MPRSPLTPSPYETLGVHPGASDDELRRAYRLMLRKTHPDTGGDPKRFHAVQHAWELIGTPQARAAWDRGKGAPTERSRASWAPAAPRKPRDSRPAARAFGHPGGHNRERYLTLMREWVGRGVPLADPYAADLVRSAPRDIRHLLADALAEEATATQLAELGIGFTLWHDVATNAAVVPAKLDHIVLGPSGLFAVQSEDWGGEIGIRRNEVVGDVLAAGERPLHDLAVRAKAVARAARVRFTTLAIVVPDDAIDEALTVGRMRGIATAVVHRSRLPGLMRAGLDGAPQLGGTELFEVRTRLQEAVRFAE; encoded by the coding sequence GTGCCCCGCAGTCCTCTCACTCCGTCTCCGTACGAGACCCTCGGCGTGCACCCCGGCGCGAGTGACGACGAACTGCGCAGGGCGTATCGTCTGATGCTCCGCAAGACGCACCCGGATACGGGCGGCGACCCGAAGCGCTTCCACGCCGTGCAGCACGCCTGGGAGCTCATCGGGACCCCGCAGGCCCGCGCCGCCTGGGATCGCGGCAAGGGTGCGCCCACCGAGCGGAGCCGCGCAAGCTGGGCACCCGCCGCGCCGCGCAAGCCTCGTGACAGCCGCCCTGCCGCCCGCGCCTTCGGGCATCCGGGCGGGCACAATCGTGAGCGCTATCTCACGCTGATGCGCGAATGGGTGGGCCGCGGTGTGCCCCTCGCCGACCCGTACGCCGCCGACCTGGTGCGCTCGGCGCCGCGCGACATCCGCCATCTGCTGGCCGATGCGCTCGCCGAGGAGGCGACCGCCACCCAGCTCGCCGAGCTCGGAATCGGGTTCACCCTGTGGCATGACGTGGCCACGAATGCCGCCGTCGTGCCCGCCAAGCTCGACCACATCGTTCTCGGGCCGAGCGGCCTCTTCGCCGTGCAGTCGGAGGACTGGGGCGGCGAGATCGGCATCCGGCGCAACGAGGTCGTCGGCGACGTGCTCGCGGCCGGCGAGAGGCCGCTGCATGATCTCGCGGTGCGTGCCAAGGCGGTCGCGCGGGCGGCCCGCGTGCGCTTCACGACGCTCGCCATCGTGGTGCCCGACGACGCCATCGACGAGGCGCTCACAGTGGGCCGGATGCGCGGAATCGCCACAGCGGTCGTGCACCGTTCGCGACTGCCCGGCCTCATGCGTGCGGGCCTCGACGGGGCGCCGCAGCTGGGCGGCACCGAACTGTTCGAGGTGCGCACGCGCCTGCAGGAGGCCGTGAGATTCGCTGAATAG
- a CDS encoding endonuclease/exonuclease/phosphatase family protein, with the protein MKIISYNLRNNRASGELSDLVNRFEADLLCLQESDTTTLMEEVGGLRLADSTRRNRLGLALYYRSEKFTCTATKAFELKKSLHDHVMKPAHERLLASRLTDLESGREFIAASFHAAPLTALNSLRREQIRSAHEQLHDMGPGLPTLMVGDFNYPIFKNQLSRRIVASGYDLTLSDNRTYTRYKFFRGHFDLATSIGLQIDNVETLPRGTSDHMPILVTADFGDQVNEGREQHVA; encoded by the coding sequence GTGAAGATCATCAGCTACAACCTGCGAAACAACCGTGCCAGCGGGGAACTCTCTGACCTCGTCAACCGTTTCGAGGCCGATCTGCTGTGCCTGCAGGAGTCGGACACGACGACGCTCATGGAGGAGGTCGGCGGCCTGCGTCTGGCCGATTCGACGCGCCGCAACAGGCTGGGCCTTGCGCTGTACTACCGCAGTGAGAAGTTCACCTGCACAGCGACGAAGGCGTTCGAGCTGAAGAAGTCGCTGCACGACCACGTGATGAAGCCGGCTCATGAGCGGCTGCTCGCCAGCCGCCTCACCGATCTGGAGAGCGGGCGCGAGTTCATTGCCGCGTCGTTCCATGCGGCACCGTTGACGGCGCTCAATTCGTTGCGCCGCGAGCAGATCCGGTCCGCGCATGAGCAGCTGCACGACATGGGCCCGGGGCTGCCCACGCTCATGGTCGGCGACTTCAACTACCCCATCTTCAAGAACCAGCTGAGCAGGCGCATCGTCGCATCCGGTTATGACCTCACGCTCAGCGACAACCGCACCTACACCCGCTACAAGTTCTTTCGTGGGCACTTCGATCTGGCCACCTCGATCGGTCTGCAGATCGACAATGTCGAGACTCTGCCGCGCGGCACATCCGACCACATGCCCATCCTTGTGACGGCTGACTTCGGCGATCAGGTGAACGAGGGGCGCGAGCAGCACGTAGCCTAG
- a CDS encoding DarT ssDNA thymidine ADP-ribosyltransferase family protein, with translation MSECIHGLDEVLCDVCTPKAAPTAPPKPVRSTTPRRGSGRSPRNAAPMKPPVSLVEQRIFHVTHIRNLERIVASGGLLADAHGAAPEVDISSGSTRQERREAPVGDGDGADNKVAQFVPFFVSPDSQLWRGIRSGVVDPRLSAEARTHTPADFVVLVSTIGAAGRENLVVADGDAAAEGTRFAVDPDAGERELRRMLAEAAEMAAADEGADASVDVSPLSRAELLVWESFPFESISLIGVANSRARDEVREALRSASHAPRVSIHPPWFAKA, from the coding sequence GTGAGCGAGTGCATTCACGGTCTCGACGAAGTGTTGTGCGATGTGTGCACGCCGAAGGCTGCGCCGACGGCGCCTCCCAAGCCTGTGCGCTCCACCACGCCCCGCCGCGGTTCGGGCCGTTCGCCGCGCAACGCCGCACCCATGAAGCCGCCCGTGAGTCTCGTCGAGCAGCGCATCTTTCATGTGACGCACATCCGCAATCTTGAGCGCATCGTCGCATCCGGTGGCCTTCTGGCGGATGCCCATGGTGCGGCCCCCGAGGTCGACATCTCGTCGGGCAGCACCCGGCAGGAGCGCCGCGAGGCGCCCGTCGGCGATGGTGATGGCGCCGACAACAAGGTCGCCCAGTTCGTGCCGTTCTTCGTGTCGCCTGATTCTCAGCTGTGGCGGGGCATCCGTTCCGGTGTCGTCGACCCGCGTCTGAGCGCTGAGGCGCGCACGCACACCCCCGCCGATTTCGTTGTGCTCGTGAGCACCATCGGTGCGGCCGGGCGCGAGAACCTGGTGGTCGCCGATGGTGACGCCGCCGCCGAGGGAACGCGCTTCGCCGTCGACCCCGATGCGGGGGAGCGCGAGCTGCGCCGGATGCTCGCCGAGGCCGCCGAGATGGCCGCAGCAGACGAGGGGGCCGACGCATCCGTCGATGTCTCTCCGCTGTCGCGCGCCGAACTGCTCGTGTGGGAGTCGTTCCCGTTCGAGTCGATCTCGCTCATCGGTGTCGCCAACAGCAGGGCGCGTGACGAGGTGCGCGAGGCGTTGCGTTCGGCGTCGCACGCGCCGCGGGTGTCGATCCACCCGCCCTGGTTCGCCAAGGCGTAG